In Streptomyces canus, one DNA window encodes the following:
- a CDS encoding glycoside hydrolase family 43 protein, translating into MSANPHLSRRGLLGMTAAVPLALTLGAGTAQAADSAYAMVYFTESTNLGDGTDYGLHLAVSPDGLNWTPLNQNNPLVTPTAGALGLRDPFLMRRQDGTFVVLATDLKGTDWSYNSQYIHVWDSADLRTFTGYRRLKLHDMTTHSWAPEAFWDAGRGQYAVIYSAVNSSGHNVIMVNYTSDFVTASAPQVFFDPGYDVIDGDMAVGVNGYNYLFFKKNQTLVSARSTTLNPGSFTEYSAGVAHGGTEAPTVVKSLSSGTWWLWGDTYTPNGVFYAWQAGSLASGTWTALDQKTYTQPVNSKHCGIATITTTEYNNLLAKWGAPAWNRLKSYNYPARYVRHHDYVGRIDEYPVEPYKDSLWTLVPGLADSSGVSFRSVNYPDRYLRHYNYALQLDANDGTSTFAGDATFYRTAGLADASWASFRSYNNPTRYIRHSNYVLRIDPVSTTTEKQDATFRVGY; encoded by the coding sequence ATGAGCGCAAACCCCCACCTGTCCCGCCGCGGCCTCCTGGGCATGACGGCCGCCGTGCCGCTCGCCCTGACGCTCGGCGCGGGCACCGCGCAGGCCGCCGACTCGGCGTACGCGATGGTGTACTTCACCGAGTCGACCAACCTCGGCGACGGCACCGACTACGGCCTGCACCTGGCCGTCAGCCCCGACGGGCTGAACTGGACGCCGCTCAACCAGAACAACCCCCTGGTCACCCCCACCGCCGGCGCCCTCGGACTGCGCGACCCGTTCCTCATGCGCAGGCAGGACGGCACGTTCGTCGTGCTCGCCACCGACCTCAAGGGCACCGACTGGAGCTACAACAGCCAGTACATCCACGTCTGGGACTCCGCCGATCTGCGCACCTTCACCGGCTACCGGCGCCTGAAGCTGCACGACATGACGACCCACAGCTGGGCGCCCGAGGCCTTCTGGGACGCGGGCCGGGGCCAGTACGCGGTCATCTACTCCGCGGTCAACTCCAGCGGCCACAACGTGATCATGGTCAACTACACCAGCGACTTCGTCACCGCCTCGGCCCCGCAGGTGTTCTTCGACCCCGGCTACGACGTCATCGACGGCGACATGGCCGTGGGCGTGAACGGCTACAACTACCTCTTCTTCAAGAAGAACCAGACCCTGGTGAGCGCCAGATCCACCACCCTGAACCCGGGCAGTTTCACGGAGTACAGCGCGGGTGTGGCCCACGGCGGCACCGAAGCCCCCACCGTGGTCAAGTCCCTCAGCTCCGGCACCTGGTGGCTCTGGGGAGACACCTACACGCCCAACGGCGTCTTCTACGCCTGGCAGGCCGGCAGCCTCGCCTCCGGCACCTGGACCGCCCTCGACCAGAAGACCTACACCCAGCCGGTCAACTCCAAGCACTGCGGCATCGCGACGATCACCACGACCGAGTACAACAACCTGCTCGCGAAGTGGGGCGCCCCGGCCTGGAACCGGCTCAAGTCCTACAACTACCCGGCCCGTTACGTCCGCCACCACGACTACGTGGGCCGCATCGACGAGTACCCGGTCGAGCCGTACAAGGACTCCCTGTGGACCCTCGTCCCTGGCCTGGCCGACAGCTCCGGGGTGTCGTTCCGGTCGGTCAACTACCCCGACCGCTACCTGCGGCACTACAACTACGCCCTCCAACTCGACGCCAACGACGGCACGTCGACGTTCGCCGGTGACGCGACCTTCTACCGTACGGCGGGCCTGGCGGACGCGAGCTGGGCCTCCTTCCGCTCGTACAACAACCCGACCCGCTACATCCGCCACTCCAACTACGTCCTGCGCATCGACCCCGTCTCCACCACCACCGAGAAGCAGGACGCCACATTCCGAGTAGGTTACTGA
- a CDS encoding lamin tail domain-containing protein, translated as MRGGHIAVVAAAGALTMLATVPAHAAEYSSALKIKGVQYDAPGRDSNSCATGNTDEEYLTIKNYSRTATVNLKGYVVRDSTSTNKFTFTKNHTLQPGDYVKLRGGRGTDSDANNVVYRNNCNFIWNNDKDTIYLYKPSGAHADTHAYTKSANDRDGNGYITYHG; from the coding sequence ATGCGCGGAGGACACATAGCCGTGGTCGCGGCCGCAGGCGCGCTGACCATGCTGGCCACGGTCCCGGCCCACGCCGCCGAGTACTCGTCGGCGCTGAAGATCAAGGGCGTCCAGTACGACGCCCCCGGCAGGGACTCCAACAGCTGCGCCACCGGCAACACCGACGAGGAGTATCTGACGATCAAGAACTACTCGCGGACCGCGACGGTGAACCTCAAGGGGTACGTCGTCAGGGACTCCACCAGCACCAACAAGTTCACGTTCACGAAGAACCACACGCTCCAGCCCGGGGACTACGTGAAGCTGCGCGGCGGCCGCGGTACCGACTCCGACGCGAACAACGTCGTCTACCGCAACAACTGCAACTTCATCTGGAACAACGACAAGGACACGATCTACCTCTACAAGCCCTCGGGGGCGCACGCCGACACCCACGCGTACACCAAGAGCGCCAACGACCGGGACGGCAACGGGTACATCACGTACCACGGCTGA
- a CDS encoding PadR family transcriptional regulator, translating to MTQAAFFVLTALADQPRHGYGILREVEELSEGAVQMRVGTLYGVLDRLTADELIVLDREEVQQGRLRRYYRLTDEGTAALDAEAERLAAGASAAKKRIADGRRTPGSAPGTTGAPAPGHGLAGGLA from the coding sequence ATGACACAGGCGGCGTTCTTCGTTCTGACCGCCCTCGCCGATCAGCCGCGGCACGGCTACGGCATCCTGCGCGAGGTCGAGGAACTGTCCGAAGGGGCCGTACAGATGCGCGTCGGCACCCTCTACGGCGTACTGGACCGGCTCACCGCCGACGAACTGATCGTGCTGGACCGCGAGGAGGTGCAGCAGGGCCGGCTCCGGCGCTACTACCGCCTCACGGACGAGGGCACCGCGGCCCTGGACGCCGAGGCGGAGCGGTTGGCCGCCGGAGCCAGCGCAGCGAAGAAGCGCATCGCCGACGGGCGGCGTACCCCCGGAAGTGCTCCTGGAACGACCGGCGCGCCCGCCCCGGGCCACGGACTCGCCGGAGGTCTGGCATGA
- a CDS encoding maleylpyruvate isomerase N-terminal domain-containing protein yields the protein MNADVLRAAYEAFAVVVRPLGDEESWRPTGCAGWAVRDLVFHCAGDAQRALVALHTPAAGPPDRDAVTYWRDWAPDPAGAANGRRWNRVSASMFLDFRQLRDLYLETTAAAVNAAADARPDLRVATQGHVLTAGDLVLTLAVEATIHHLDLVTDLPEAVGPSPAGLAAVRATLDGLLGRPVPLD from the coding sequence ATGAACGCAGACGTCTTGCGCGCCGCCTACGAGGCCTTCGCGGTCGTCGTACGCCCCCTCGGGGACGAGGAGTCCTGGCGGCCCACCGGCTGCGCGGGCTGGGCGGTGCGCGACCTGGTCTTCCACTGTGCCGGGGACGCCCAGCGGGCCCTGGTCGCCCTGCACACGCCCGCGGCGGGACCGCCCGACCGGGACGCCGTGACCTATTGGCGGGACTGGGCGCCGGACCCCGCCGGCGCGGCGAACGGACGGCGCTGGAACCGGGTGAGCGCCAGCATGTTCCTCGACTTCCGCCAGTTGCGCGACCTGTACCTGGAGACCACCGCGGCCGCCGTGAACGCCGCCGCGGACGCCCGGCCGGATCTGCGGGTCGCCACGCAGGGCCATGTGCTGACGGCCGGGGACCTCGTGCTCACCCTCGCCGTCGAGGCCACCATCCACCACCTCGACCTCGTCACCGACCTGCCGGAGGCCGTCGGACCGTCCCCGGCCGGCCTGGCCGCGGTGCGCGCCACCCTCGACGGTCTCCTCGGCCGGCCCGTTCCGCTCGACTGA
- a CDS encoding (2Fe-2S)-binding protein: MSGENSDNATCSETTLTVNGKPHTLLVDHRRVLLDVLREDLDLWGARKGCDHGQCGACTVLVDGRRVNSCLLLAVALDGSEVRTVEGLGGDGEQLHPLQQAFLDRDAFQCGYCTPGQLCSALGMLDEAAAGHPSRVTGETPAGRPVPLDRDEIRERLSGNLCRCGAYPRIVDAVEDVIR; this comes from the coding sequence ATGAGCGGCGAGAACAGCGACAACGCCACCTGCTCGGAGACGACGCTCACGGTCAACGGGAAACCCCACACCCTCCTCGTGGACCACCGGCGCGTCCTGCTCGACGTCCTGCGCGAGGATCTGGACCTGTGGGGTGCCAGGAAGGGTTGTGACCACGGTCAGTGCGGGGCCTGCACGGTCCTGGTGGACGGGCGCCGGGTCAACAGCTGTCTGCTGCTCGCGGTCGCCCTGGACGGGAGCGAGGTCCGGACCGTCGAGGGTCTCGGCGGCGACGGGGAGCAACTGCACCCCCTGCAACAGGCCTTCCTCGACCGCGACGCCTTCCAGTGCGGCTACTGCACCCCCGGCCAGCTCTGCTCGGCGCTCGGCATGCTCGACGAGGCCGCGGCGGGCCACCCCTCGCGCGTCACCGGCGAGACGCCGGCCGGCCGCCCCGTACCGCTGGACCGGGACGAGATCCGCGAGCGCCTCAGCGGCAACCTGTGCCGCTGCGGCGCCTATCCACGCATCGTCGACGCGGTCGAGGACGTGATCCGGTGA
- a CDS encoding FAD binding domain-containing protein, which yields MKTFDYVRATSPEEAAELVAARPGARYLGGGTNLVDLMKLGVERPETLVDVSRLPLDEVQELPDGSLRVGATVRNSDLAAHPAVRARYPALTQALLAGASGQLRNAATTGGNLLQRTRCPYFQDVSKPCNKRAPGSGCGAREGVHRDHAVLGHSPHCIATHPSDMAVALAALDARVELYGTEGARSVPVAAFHRLPGEHPERDTEILPGELVTGVLLPAASAGLPSAYRKARDRASYAFALASVAAVLRVTDGVVDQAGIAFGALAHRPWRARRAEQALVGAAPTAAAFEHAVDLELSAAEPLRDNAYKLPLARSLALDVLTRLTAAART from the coding sequence GTGAAGACCTTCGACTACGTACGGGCCACCAGCCCCGAAGAGGCGGCCGAGCTCGTCGCCGCCCGTCCCGGCGCCCGCTACCTCGGCGGCGGCACCAACCTGGTCGACCTGATGAAGCTCGGCGTCGAACGGCCGGAGACGCTCGTCGACGTCAGCCGCCTCCCCCTGGACGAGGTTCAGGAGCTCCCGGACGGCTCGCTGCGCGTCGGCGCCACGGTCCGCAACAGCGACCTGGCCGCCCATCCGGCCGTCCGCGCCCGCTACCCCGCCCTCACCCAGGCCCTGCTCGCGGGCGCCTCGGGGCAGCTGCGCAACGCGGCCACCACGGGCGGCAACCTGCTCCAGCGCACCCGCTGCCCCTACTTCCAGGACGTCTCCAAACCCTGCAACAAGCGGGCGCCGGGCAGTGGTTGCGGCGCACGTGAGGGCGTGCACCGGGACCACGCGGTGCTCGGGCACTCCCCGCACTGCATCGCCACCCACCCCTCTGACATGGCCGTCGCGCTCGCCGCGCTGGACGCCCGCGTCGAGTTGTACGGCACCGAGGGCGCCCGGAGCGTGCCCGTGGCCGCATTCCACCGCCTGCCGGGGGAACATCCCGAGCGGGACACCGAGATCCTCCCCGGCGAACTCGTCACCGGCGTGCTGCTTCCGGCGGCCTCGGCCGGGCTGCCGTCCGCCTATCGCAAGGCCAGGGACCGGGCCTCGTACGCCTTCGCCCTCGCCTCGGTGGCCGCCGTGCTGCGGGTGACGGACGGGGTGGTCGACCAGGCCGGGATCGCCTTCGGCGCGCTGGCGCACCGGCCGTGGCGGGCGCGGCGGGCCGAGCAGGCGCTGGTGGGCGCCGCGCCCACGGCGGCCGCGTTCGAGCACGCCGTCGACCTGGAACTCTCCGCCGCCGAGCCGTTGCGGGACAACGCCTACAAGCTGCCCCTGGCGCGCTCGCTCGCCCTGGACGTCCTGACCCGGCTCACCGCCGCCGCCCGGACCTGA
- a CDS encoding xanthine dehydrogenase family protein molybdopterin-binding subunit: MDATTAPASATALGAPVERREGREKVTGTARYAAEQPCPGRAHAWPVPASIARGRVTGIDTAAALAVPGVLAVLTHQNAPRLSEPEDATLGVLRDSRVPHRGWFVALVVGETLEAARAGAAAVRVEYAVEDHDVTLTATHPDAYAPEQANGGYPGNREHGDPEGVFATAEVRVDVDYRVPPLHNHPMEPHATTAEWHDGRLTLYTSTQGSTAVRTVLAGLFGLPEEHVTVLAEHVGGGFGSKGTPRPDVVLAAMAARHTGRPVTLALPRRFLPAVVGHRAPTLHRLRLGAHPDGRLTSLIHEVTTHTSRIKEFVEQAAVPARVMYAAADSRTAHRVAPLDVPTPSWMRAPGEAPGMYALESAMDELATELGMDPVELRIVNEPGTEPDSGKPFSSRHLVECLREGARRFDWAERDPRPCSRTEGPLLVGSGVAAAMYPVLVQPSTAAARALPDGTFLVRINATDIGTGARTVLTQIAADALAVPVARVRTEVGSSDLPAASLAGGSSGTASWGWAVHEACTRLADRLAEGPLPAEGIDVRADTAGRADADSPFARHAFGAHFAEVTVDTVTGETRVRRLLGVYAAGHILNSRTARSQFVGGMTMGLGMALTEGSTLDAAFGDFAESDLAAYHVPTHADVPDIEAHWIDEDDSRLNPMGSKGIGEIGIVGTAAAIGNAVFHATGVRLRELPLTPDRVLSGIRERGGSSAS, from the coding sequence GTGGACGCCACGACCGCCCCTGCTTCCGCCACCGCTCTGGGCGCTCCGGTCGAGCGCCGCGAGGGCCGGGAGAAGGTCACCGGCACCGCCCGCTACGCCGCCGAACAGCCCTGTCCCGGCCGGGCCCACGCCTGGCCCGTGCCCGCCTCGATCGCCCGGGGCCGGGTCACCGGCATCGACACCGCGGCCGCTCTGGCCGTGCCCGGGGTCCTGGCGGTGCTCACCCACCAGAACGCGCCGAGGCTGTCCGAGCCGGAGGACGCCACGCTCGGCGTCCTGCGCGACTCCCGTGTCCCGCACCGCGGTTGGTTCGTCGCCCTGGTGGTGGGCGAGACCCTGGAGGCCGCCCGCGCCGGTGCCGCCGCCGTGCGCGTCGAGTACGCGGTGGAGGACCACGACGTCACCCTCACCGCCACGCATCCGGACGCGTACGCCCCCGAGCAGGCCAACGGCGGATACCCGGGAAACCGTGAACACGGCGACCCCGAGGGCGTGTTCGCGACCGCCGAGGTCCGGGTCGACGTCGACTACCGGGTGCCTCCGCTGCACAACCACCCGATGGAACCGCACGCCACGACGGCCGAGTGGCACGACGGCCGGCTCACGCTGTACACCTCCACCCAGGGCTCCACGGCCGTACGCACCGTCCTGGCCGGCCTGTTCGGCCTCCCGGAGGAACACGTCACCGTTCTCGCCGAGCACGTGGGCGGCGGTTTCGGGTCCAAGGGCACACCCCGTCCGGACGTGGTGCTCGCCGCGATGGCGGCCCGGCACACCGGACGGCCGGTCACCCTGGCGCTCCCCCGCCGCTTTCTGCCCGCCGTCGTCGGCCACCGGGCCCCGACCCTGCACCGACTGCGCCTCGGGGCCCACCCCGACGGACGGCTCACCTCCTTGATCCACGAGGTCACCACCCACACCTCGCGGATCAAGGAGTTCGTGGAGCAGGCCGCCGTACCCGCACGCGTGATGTACGCCGCCGCCGACTCCCGAACGGCGCACCGCGTGGCACCGCTCGACGTGCCCACCCCGTCCTGGATGCGGGCCCCCGGCGAGGCTCCCGGCATGTACGCCCTGGAGTCGGCCATGGACGAACTGGCGACCGAACTCGGCATGGACCCGGTGGAGTTGAGGATCGTCAACGAGCCGGGCACCGAGCCGGACAGCGGCAAGCCCTTCAGCAGCAGGCACCTGGTCGAGTGTCTGCGCGAGGGCGCCCGGCGCTTCGACTGGGCCGAGCGGGACCCACGGCCGTGCTCCCGCACCGAGGGCCCACTGCTGGTGGGGTCGGGGGTCGCGGCCGCCATGTATCCCGTTCTGGTGCAGCCGTCCACGGCGGCGGCACGGGCCCTGCCCGACGGGACCTTCCTGGTACGGATCAACGCCACCGACATCGGCACGGGCGCCCGGACCGTGCTCACGCAGATCGCCGCGGACGCGCTCGCCGTACCGGTGGCCCGCGTGCGGACCGAGGTGGGCAGCAGCGACCTGCCCGCCGCGTCGCTGGCAGGCGGCTCGTCAGGCACCGCCTCCTGGGGCTGGGCGGTGCACGAGGCGTGCACCCGGCTCGCGGATCGCCTCGCCGAAGGGCCGCTGCCTGCCGAGGGGATCGACGTCCGTGCCGACACGGCCGGCCGGGCTGACGCCGACAGCCCCTTCGCCCGGCACGCCTTCGGCGCCCACTTCGCGGAGGTCACCGTCGACACGGTCACCGGCGAGACCCGGGTCCGACGGCTGCTGGGGGTGTATGCCGCCGGGCACATTCTCAACTCCCGTACCGCCCGCTCCCAGTTCGTCGGCGGCATGACCATGGGGCTCGGCATGGCGCTGACCGAGGGCAGCACACTGGACGCCGCGTTCGGTGACTTCGCCGAGTCCGATCTGGCCGCGTACCACGTGCCCACGCACGCGGACGTGCCGGACATCGAGGCGCACTGGATCGACGAGGACGACTCCCGCCTCAACCCGATGGGCAGCAAGGGCATCGGGGAGATCGGCATCGTGGGGACGGCGGCCGCGATCGGCAACGCCGTCTTCCACGCCACCGGCGTGCGCCTGCGCGAGCTGCCTCTCACGCCGGACCGCGTGCTGAGCGGTATCCGGGAGAGGGGCGGCTCTTCAGCGAGCTAG
- a CDS encoding YkvA family protein, which translates to MDSTTALIVVVAVLAALALAVAVGLLVRLVRTRRGLRRAGLPTGPRWVFWGALLYFVLPTDLVPDPVYLDDIGVLLLALRTLRGSPADRAALRLDGRDRETSRRP; encoded by the coding sequence GTGGATTCGACCACAGCACTGATCGTCGTCGTCGCGGTGCTCGCAGCGCTGGCGCTGGCGGTGGCCGTGGGACTGCTGGTGCGACTCGTGAGAACCCGGCGCGGTCTGCGACGGGCGGGGCTCCCCACCGGGCCCCGCTGGGTCTTCTGGGGCGCCCTGTTGTACTTCGTCCTGCCCACCGATCTGGTGCCGGACCCGGTGTACCTCGACGACATCGGTGTCCTGCTGCTCGCCCTGCGCACCCTGCGCGGCTCCCCCGCCGACCGGGCGGCGCTGCGGCTCGACGGACGGGACCGGGAGACATCCCGCCGACCGTGA
- the tgmA gene encoding putative ATP-grasp-modified RiPP, giving the protein MQPFALNYARPAATLEATTPYVYDSGLQLNVLMDGRVAARDHALMRELGTTTSTAGSKTHFDD; this is encoded by the coding sequence ATGCAACCGTTCGCGCTCAACTACGCACGTCCGGCAGCGACGTTGGAGGCGACCACTCCGTACGTCTACGACTCCGGGCTGCAGTTGAACGTGCTCATGGACGGCCGGGTCGCGGCCCGCGACCACGCGCTGATGAGGGAACTGGGGACCACCACCTCCACGGCGGGCTCCAAGACTCACTTCGACGACTGA
- the tgmB gene encoding ATP-grasp ribosomal peptide maturase codes for MTVLILTCEEDVTADMVVVHLNATGVPVVRLDPADLTDGVALSGEYVHGTFRGHLSAGGRLVGISGLRSIWVRRPGTPAARAAAPSEWLTEESAQALYGMLRGSDAHWMNHPDAARRARHKPWQLRLAQRCGLPVPATIVTTFPQAAREFAERYPDLVVKSVSGAHPQDPPRAVPTSRVAPDADFSAVAFGPTLLQRRVAKRADIRLTVVGETMLAARKLTGDDDEVDVRFAPATSSWQPVDVPPRVAAAVRDYLRAAELAYGAFDFAEDGDGTWWFLECNQSGQFGFVEVETGQPIARSIAEWLARPGPDPRSRANGANTTVS; via the coding sequence ATGACCGTGTTGATTCTTACCTGCGAAGAGGACGTGACGGCCGACATGGTCGTCGTACACCTCAACGCCACGGGGGTACCGGTGGTCCGGCTCGACCCGGCCGACCTGACCGACGGTGTCGCACTGTCCGGGGAGTACGTGCACGGCACCTTCCGCGGCCACCTGTCGGCCGGCGGCCGCCTGGTGGGCATCTCCGGGCTGCGCTCGATCTGGGTGCGCCGCCCGGGCACCCCCGCGGCGCGGGCGGCCGCGCCCTCCGAGTGGCTGACCGAGGAGTCCGCCCAGGCGCTGTACGGCATGCTCCGGGGCAGTGACGCCCACTGGATGAACCACCCCGACGCGGCCCGCCGGGCCCGTCACAAGCCCTGGCAGCTACGGCTCGCCCAGCGCTGCGGACTGCCCGTCCCGGCCACGATCGTGACGACGTTCCCGCAGGCCGCCCGGGAGTTCGCCGAGCGCTATCCCGACCTGGTGGTCAAGTCGGTCTCCGGCGCGCACCCGCAGGACCCGCCGAGGGCGGTGCCGACCAGCCGGGTCGCACCGGACGCCGACTTCTCGGCTGTCGCGTTCGGCCCCACGCTGCTGCAACGGCGGGTCGCCAAACGGGCCGACATACGCCTGACCGTGGTGGGCGAGACCATGCTGGCCGCCCGGAAGCTCACCGGCGACGATGACGAGGTGGACGTCCGTTTCGCCCCGGCCACCTCCTCCTGGCAACCCGTCGATGTCCCGCCGCGGGTGGCCGCCGCCGTCCGGGACTATCTCCGGGCGGCCGAACTGGCTTACGGCGCCTTCGACTTCGCCGAGGACGGGGACGGGACCTGGTGGTTTCTGGAGTGCAATCAGTCGGGACAGTTCGGCTTCGTCGAGGTGGAGACGGGCCAGCCGATCGCGCGCAGCATCGCCGAGTGGCTGGCCAGGCCCGGTCCGGACCCGCGCTCCCGTGCCAACGGGGCGAACACCACGGTGTCCTGA
- a CDS encoding GlxA family transcriptional regulator: MHSVVILVLDDVVPFDMAAPMQVFDWTRLPDGRPAYRVRLCAESPEVRADGGFTLRVEHGLDALAEADTVIVPGCSPTAGPPSPRALAALRKAAAAGTRIASVCVGAFVLAEAGLLDGLRATTHWVAADELARRFPAVEVQPDVLYVDNGQILTSAGAAAALDMCLHMIRRDLGSAVAAHAARMSVMPLEREGGQAQFIVYDHPPVPRGSTLEPVLEWVEDNLAHEITLGAMAARSGMSERTFSRRFREQTGSTPLQWLLRARVRRAQYLLENTGHPVERIARQAGFGSPTAFRERFRRVVGTTPQAYRAAFHAKEAVPAGARS; encoded by the coding sequence ATGCACTCCGTGGTGATCCTGGTTCTCGACGATGTGGTGCCGTTCGACATGGCGGCACCCATGCAGGTGTTCGACTGGACACGGCTTCCCGACGGCCGCCCCGCCTATCGCGTCCGGCTGTGCGCCGAGTCGCCGGAGGTCCGCGCGGACGGCGGTTTCACCCTGCGGGTCGAGCACGGACTCGACGCCCTCGCGGAGGCGGACACGGTCATCGTGCCGGGCTGCTCCCCCACCGCCGGGCCGCCCTCCCCGCGCGCACTGGCGGCACTGCGCAAGGCCGCGGCGGCCGGCACCCGGATCGCGTCCGTGTGCGTGGGCGCGTTCGTGCTGGCGGAGGCCGGGCTCCTGGACGGGCTGCGCGCCACCACGCACTGGGTGGCCGCGGACGAGCTGGCGCGGCGCTTCCCCGCCGTCGAGGTCCAGCCGGACGTGCTGTACGTCGACAACGGTCAGATCCTGACCTCCGCGGGTGCTGCGGCGGCCCTCGACATGTGTCTGCACATGATCCGCCGGGACCTGGGCTCGGCGGTCGCCGCGCACGCCGCCCGGATGTCGGTGATGCCCCTCGAACGAGAGGGCGGGCAGGCTCAGTTCATCGTGTACGACCACCCGCCGGTGCCCCGGGGGTCGACGCTGGAGCCGGTCCTGGAGTGGGTCGAGGACAACCTCGCCCACGAGATCACCCTGGGGGCGATGGCCGCCCGTTCGGGAATGAGCGAGCGCACCTTCAGCCGCCGATTCCGCGAACAGACGGGCAGCACACCTCTGCAGTGGCTGCTGCGGGCCAGGGTGCGGCGCGCCCAGTACCTGCTGGAGAACACCGGCCACCCGGTCGAACGGATCGCGCGGCAGGCGGGGTTCGGCTCCCCCACGGCGTTCAGGGAACGCTTCCGCCGGGTCGTCGGCACCACTCCGCAGGCGTACCGTGCGGCCTTTCACGCGAAAGAGGCCGTTCCGGCGGGGGCGCGCTCCTGA
- a CDS encoding DUF5133 domain-containing protein, producing the protein MLVPDPKAVRTLLTRYASLRIAQAERERPAAARELEDVSYTLCVMMGTTDVREAVARADALLPAAGCADPDGENSLPLAG; encoded by the coding sequence GTGCTCGTTCCGGACCCGAAAGCCGTCAGGACCCTGCTGACCCGGTATGCGTCATTGAGGATCGCTCAGGCGGAGAGGGAGAGACCGGCGGCGGCTCGTGAGCTGGAGGACGTCAGTTACACACTGTGCGTCATGATGGGCACCACCGACGTCCGTGAAGCGGTCGCCAGGGCCGACGCCCTGTTGCCGGCCGCCGGATGTGCGGACCCGGACGGCGAGAACAGCCTGCCATTGGCCGGGTGA
- a CDS encoding ATP-binding protein, with amino-acid sequence MSSPANHAIRPPSQAVPEAGDAGPAGEPVRRPGPADAQRRPGPLDTAALLLSCSREGFARARAFTRETLSCWSLDHRSDDATLVITELAANAVAHAVPRTAAGGAAEVWLGLSLDPAHLLVTVSDPGDEPPAYTPADITALREHGRGLYIVDALAQEWGWTSRPPAGKSVWAKLSTAPPP; translated from the coding sequence GTGTCGTCACCTGCGAATCACGCGATCCGGCCGCCGAGCCAGGCTGTGCCGGAGGCGGGTGATGCGGGCCCGGCCGGTGAGCCCGTGCGGCGTCCAGGCCCCGCCGACGCGCAGCGGCGCCCGGGCCCCCTCGACACCGCCGCGCTGCTCCTCAGTTGCAGCAGGGAGGGTTTCGCCCGGGCCCGCGCCTTCACCCGCGAGACGCTGAGCTGCTGGTCCCTCGACCACCGCAGCGACGACGCCACCCTCGTGATCACCGAACTCGCGGCCAACGCCGTGGCGCACGCGGTGCCCCGGACCGCGGCGGGCGGTGCGGCCGAGGTGTGGCTGGGGTTGTCCCTGGACCCCGCCCATCTGCTGGTGACCGTCTCCGACCCCGGTGACGAGCCGCCCGCGTACACGCCCGCCGACATCACCGCCCTGCGGGAGCACGGCCGTGGCCTCTACATCGTCGACGCCCTGGCTCAGGAGTGGGGCTGGACCTCGCGGCCCCCGGCCGGCAAGTCCGTCTGGGCCAAGCTGTCGACCGCCCCTCCTCCCTGA
- a CDS encoding DUF397 domain-containing protein has protein sequence MPPVQNGVRASSLDARWVKSRHSNAEGNCVEVATLVGGGVALRNSRDPDGPALVYTPAEVAAFLAGAKDGEFDHLL, from the coding sequence GTGCCACCAGTGCAGAACGGAGTGCGGGCGAGTTCGCTCGACGCCCGCTGGGTCAAGAGCCGGCACAGCAACGCCGAGGGCAACTGCGTCGAAGTGGCCACCCTCGTCGGCGGCGGCGTCGCGCTGCGCAACTCCCGTGATCCCGACGGCCCCGCGCTGGTCTACACACCGGCCGAGGTCGCGGCGTTCCTCGCCGGCGCGAAGGACGGTGAGTTCGACCACCTCCTGTGA